In one window of Halomarina pelagica DNA:
- a CDS encoding metal-dependent hydrolase, whose product MMVTTHAAVGVALASSLVVLAPEHATVGALAALAGGVLPDLDLLVGAHRRTLHFPALYWVAALPALAWAVVAPAAGSVALACFLLTAAVHSLSDVLGAGEELRPWERTTDRAVYLHPAGRWLAARRWVRYDGAPEDLALTVLFAAPGILLFPGAVRYLCLSGVAVATVYALVRKRIPDIIEGSIR is encoded by the coding sequence ATGATGGTCACCACCCACGCGGCGGTCGGGGTGGCGCTCGCCTCCTCGCTGGTCGTCCTCGCCCCGGAGCACGCGACCGTCGGCGCGCTCGCCGCGCTCGCGGGCGGCGTCCTCCCGGACCTCGACCTCCTGGTGGGCGCGCACCGCCGGACGCTGCACTTTCCCGCGCTCTACTGGGTGGCGGCGCTCCCGGCGCTGGCGTGGGCCGTCGTCGCCCCCGCCGCGGGATCGGTCGCGCTCGCGTGCTTCCTCCTCACGGCCGCGGTCCACTCCCTCTCGGACGTCCTCGGCGCGGGCGAGGAACTCCGCCCCTGGGAGCGCACCACCGACCGCGCGGTCTACCTCCACCCGGCGGGGCGGTGGCTCGCCGCCCGCCGGTGGGTGCGCTACGACGGCGCGCCGGAGGACCTCGCGCTGACGGTCCTCTTCGCCGCGCCGGGGATCCTGCTCTTCCCGGGGGCGGTCCGCTACCTCTGTCTCTCCGGGGTCGCGGTCGCCACCGTCTACGCCCTCGTGCGCAAGCGGATCCCCGACATCATCGAGGGATCGATCCGGTAG
- a CDS encoding CDP-alcohol phosphatidyltransferase family protein, translated as MDSYDADTDATPRGVRSPRDGHAPADRLRRGWAGAVAAGVVALVGGASALALARSPGVGLWWTVGAGATLGAEAALLRRALGDNRTSAEGPLLPTLGPANALTLVRGLAVAGVAGFLLLPPPSGALAWTPGLLYGTAVLLDQLDGRVARGPGRTTLLGARLDVAFDAIGLLVAPVLAVRYGQLPVWYLAVSAARYVFLAGLFLRRRRGRPIAPLPERPIRRVLAGVQMAVVSLALLPVLGPPTTTVLATAAMLPFLAQFARDWSAVTSRRAP; from the coding sequence ATGGACAGCTACGACGCCGACACGGACGCGACGCCCCGCGGCGTACGTAGCCCCCGCGACGGCCACGCCCCGGCCGACCGCCTGCGTCGGGGATGGGCGGGGGCCGTCGCCGCCGGCGTCGTCGCCCTCGTCGGCGGGGCGAGCGCGCTCGCCCTCGCCCGGTCACCCGGGGTGGGCCTCTGGTGGACGGTCGGGGCGGGGGCGACCCTCGGCGCGGAGGCGGCGCTGCTGCGGCGCGCGCTCGGGGACAACCGAACGAGCGCCGAGGGACCCCTCCTGCCCACGCTCGGCCCGGCGAACGCCCTCACGCTCGTCCGCGGGCTGGCGGTCGCGGGCGTCGCCGGCTTCCTCCTCCTGCCGCCGCCCTCGGGGGCGCTCGCGTGGACCCCCGGACTGCTGTACGGGACGGCGGTGCTGCTCGATCAACTCGACGGGCGCGTCGCCCGCGGCCCCGGGCGGACGACCCTGCTCGGCGCGCGACTCGACGTGGCGTTCGATGCGATCGGTCTGCTGGTCGCGCCGGTACTCGCCGTGCGCTACGGACAGCTCCCTGTCTGGTACCTCGCGGTGAGCGCCGCCCGCTACGTCTTCCTCGCGGGGCTCTTCCTGCGGCGGCGGCGGGGACGACCGATCGCGCCGCTGCCGGAGCGACCGATCCGCCGAGTCCTTGCGGGCGTCCAGATGGCCGTCGTGAGCCTCGCGCTCCTGCCGGTGCTCGGCCCGCCGACCACGACGGTCCTCGCGACGGCGGCGATGCTCCCCTTCCTCGCGCAGTTCGCCCGCGACTGGTCGGCGGTGACGTCCCGCCGAGCCCCCTGA
- a CDS encoding LVIVD repeat-containing protein gives MVSSGPSRRTALRAIGGALSLPALSSLATASGRGAARDDVAPLGRVEVDGAKEAVVGDDGDTVYLATTDGFATVDVSDPEKPAVLAERRSLLGDREDGPLTQIYDVKVDGDRLVVPGPANPVRSGLQAAVLYDVSDPAAPERLGVYETDFYHHNVYFHDGVLYFGGNGLPGNPLVMVDADALASGDPTPELGRWSPADEDERWLDVPLPVFNLHDLWVQGGIAALAYWDAGTWLVDVSDPKNPEPVVKVRGMDPGKLADLSRQEATVRAFEPPGNDHYVAFDDDGRLLGLGIESWDQNQEDDAGGPGGIELYDVSTPTDPTLVHSIAAPPAENDSYEGTWTTSHNFELAAGRLYSSWYQGGVKLYDVRDPAAPELLGEWADRSDASFWTAQAARPGEFFVASSANFLEWGTTEALYTFSEPALDGTRSGGGNGTAGPPGGNGSSNGTDGDAGGGSGATGAGFGVLGGAAALGIAGWRLARRRRE, from the coding sequence ATGGTCAGCAGTGGTCCCTCGCGGCGCACCGCCCTCCGGGCGATCGGCGGCGCCCTCTCCCTTCCCGCGCTCTCCTCCCTCGCCACCGCATCCGGCCGCGGGGCCGCTCGCGATGACGTCGCCCCGCTCGGGCGCGTCGAGGTCGACGGCGCGAAGGAGGCCGTCGTGGGCGACGACGGCGACACGGTCTACCTCGCGACGACCGACGGCTTCGCCACCGTGGACGTGAGCGATCCCGAGAAGCCCGCCGTCCTCGCGGAGCGGCGATCGCTCCTCGGGGACCGCGAGGACGGTCCGCTCACTCAGATCTACGACGTGAAGGTGGACGGCGACCGGCTCGTGGTCCCCGGTCCCGCGAACCCCGTCCGGAGCGGGCTCCAGGCGGCGGTCCTCTACGACGTGAGCGACCCCGCCGCCCCCGAGCGGTTGGGCGTCTACGAGACGGACTTCTACCACCACAACGTCTACTTCCACGACGGCGTGCTCTACTTCGGCGGCAACGGCCTCCCCGGCAATCCGCTCGTGATGGTGGACGCGGACGCACTCGCGTCCGGCGATCCCACGCCCGAACTCGGCCGGTGGTCGCCCGCCGACGAGGACGAGCGGTGGCTCGACGTCCCCCTCCCCGTGTTCAACCTGCACGACCTCTGGGTGCAGGGCGGGATCGCGGCGCTCGCCTACTGGGACGCCGGCACGTGGCTCGTCGACGTGAGCGACCCGAAGAACCCCGAGCCTGTCGTGAAAGTGCGCGGGATGGACCCGGGGAAACTCGCCGACCTCTCGCGCCAGGAGGCCACCGTGCGGGCCTTCGAGCCGCCGGGGAACGACCACTACGTCGCGTTCGACGACGACGGACGACTGCTCGGGCTGGGGATCGAGTCGTGGGATCAGAACCAGGAGGACGACGCGGGCGGTCCGGGCGGCATCGAACTCTACGACGTCTCGACGCCGACGGATCCGACGCTCGTCCACTCCATCGCCGCGCCGCCCGCCGAGAACGACTCCTACGAGGGGACGTGGACCACCTCCCACAACTTCGAACTCGCCGCCGGGCGGCTCTACTCCTCGTGGTACCAGGGCGGCGTGAAGCTCTACGACGTGCGCGACCCTGCCGCCCCGGAACTCCTGGGCGAGTGGGCGGACCGCTCGGACGCGAGTTTCTGGACGGCGCAGGCCGCCCGTCCGGGCGAGTTCTTCGTCGCCAGCAGCGCGAACTTCCTCGAGTGGGGGACGACCGAGGCGCTCTACACCTTCTCCGAACCGGCGCTCGACGGGACGCGGAGCGGCGGGGGTAACGGGACCGCGGGACCGCCCGGCGGGAACGGCTCGTCGAACGGAACCGACGGAGACGCAGGAGGCGGTTCGGGCGCGACGGGGGCGGGGTTCGGCGTCCTCGGAGGCGCGGCCGCCCTCGGGATCGCCGGGTGGCGACTCGCGCGCCGACGCCGGGAGTGA
- a CDS encoding SDR family NAD(P)-dependent oxidoreductase — translation MIQPDLSGRTALVTGSSKGIGRALLLALADRGADVAVHYHTSDEAARETADAARERGVEATTVRGDVTDPATVDELFAGVEADLGAVDVLVNNVGRFAPEHWAAIDWATWNSVLDTNFNATVLCAKRALGPMREEGWGRIVNVGYASSERGLVNPKNFPYFVAKAGVLMFTRMLAADTQDDGITVNAISPYVVENSAEFPEEAPRGRWATYDDLRQALLFFCDEGSEYVSGENVEIDGGWLPERV, via the coding sequence ATGATCCAGCCGGATCTCTCGGGGCGCACGGCGCTCGTCACGGGCAGTTCGAAGGGCATCGGACGGGCGCTCCTGCTCGCGCTCGCGGACCGCGGCGCGGACGTGGCCGTCCACTACCACACCAGCGACGAGGCGGCGCGCGAGACGGCCGACGCGGCACGCGAGCGCGGCGTCGAGGCGACGACCGTCCGCGGCGACGTGACCGATCCGGCGACGGTTGACGAACTGTTCGCGGGCGTCGAGGCCGACCTCGGCGCGGTGGACGTGCTCGTCAACAACGTCGGTCGGTTCGCGCCGGAACACTGGGCGGCGATCGACTGGGCGACGTGGAACTCTGTGCTCGACACGAACTTCAACGCGACCGTCCTCTGTGCGAAGCGCGCGCTCGGGCCGATGCGCGAGGAGGGGTGGGGGCGCATCGTCAACGTCGGCTACGCCTCGAGCGAGAGGGGCCTCGTGAACCCGAAGAACTTCCCCTACTTCGTCGCCAAGGCGGGCGTCCTCATGTTCACGCGCATGCTCGCCGCCGACACCCAGGACGACGGGATCACGGTCAACGCGATCTCGCCGTACGTCGTCGAGAACTCGGCGGAGTTCCCCGAGGAGGCCCCCCGCGGACGGTGGGCGACCTACGACGACCTCCGGCAGGCGCTGCTGTTCTTCTGCGACGAGGGGAGCGAGTACGTGAGCGGCGAGAACGTCGAGATCGACGGCGGGTGGCTCCCCGAGCGCGTGTAG
- a CDS encoding DUF402 domain-containing protein, translated as MSDGDGAGVRVRGIYATALTRLLREDYEVVQASEPIRDRFDDDLPARPAAVAIETTRDRQGVGVSGPAERVAVIAAELREVGVDALSWDDPGPEGAVFDAAVTDTRGGGAVLDLGEREGYLPFDRADGYVETGDAVRVQVRRGEPPWSDRAPECATRIEIGNGLARLVRGASGGASGGGASVDLASLLPTDPPEGWAVRWDERADAADLDALGAALANLDERAGRVDEALADEVDAPRRLTDGRATAWVWFGRESRFALDEHRRAVATTMPGHHRTKAHASAASAAVDFAEAVCEPGGEFPFSAVTRQFGPREGDTVALGHGKPDGRLLVLGRGEVTDYDPEGGITVEREMTPGGTYDALGVERRAGDVAVTKLKEGRWWYATVYRGADGERRGTYVNVCTPVELFPDAARYVDLHVDVVKHADGTVERVDDDELDEAVAAGQVPEPLAERARRVATAIERALR; from the coding sequence ATGAGCGACGGCGACGGCGCGGGCGTCCGCGTCCGGGGGATCTACGCGACGGCGCTGACGCGCCTCCTCCGCGAGGACTACGAGGTCGTCCAGGCGTCCGAGCCCATCCGCGACCGCTTCGACGACGATCTCCCGGCCCGGCCCGCCGCCGTCGCGATCGAGACGACGCGCGACCGGCAGGGCGTCGGCGTCAGCGGCCCCGCCGAGCGGGTCGCGGTGATCGCCGCCGAGTTACGGGAGGTCGGCGTCGACGCCCTCTCGTGGGACGACCCCGGGCCGGAGGGGGCGGTCTTCGACGCCGCGGTGACCGACACGCGCGGGGGCGGCGCGGTCCTCGACCTGGGCGAGCGCGAGGGGTACCTCCCGTTCGACCGCGCCGACGGCTACGTGGAGACGGGCGACGCCGTCCGCGTGCAGGTCCGGCGGGGCGAACCGCCGTGGAGCGACCGCGCGCCGGAGTGTGCGACGCGGATCGAGATCGGAAACGGCCTCGCTCGCCTCGTCCGCGGGGCGAGCGGCGGCGCGAGCGGCGGCGGCGCGAGCGTGGATCTCGCCTCCCTGCTCCCGACCGACCCTCCCGAGGGGTGGGCCGTCCGGTGGGACGAGCGGGCGGACGCCGCCGACCTCGACGCGCTCGGGGCCGCGCTCGCGAACCTCGACGAGCGCGCCGGGCGAGTCGACGAGGCGCTGGCGGACGAGGTGGACGCGCCGCGCCGACTCACCGACGGCCGCGCGACGGCGTGGGTGTGGTTCGGTCGCGAATCGCGCTTCGCGCTCGACGAGCACCGGCGCGCGGTCGCGACGACGATGCCGGGACACCACCGGACGAAGGCCCACGCGAGCGCGGCGAGCGCCGCCGTCGACTTCGCCGAGGCCGTCTGCGAGCCGGGCGGCGAGTTCCCCTTTTCGGCCGTCACCCGGCAGTTCGGCCCGCGCGAGGGCGACACCGTGGCTCTCGGACACGGCAAACCCGACGGTCGGCTCCTCGTCCTCGGGCGCGGCGAGGTGACCGACTACGACCCCGAGGGCGGCATCACCGTCGAGCGGGAGATGACCCCCGGCGGCACGTACGACGCGCTCGGCGTCGAGCGGCGGGCGGGCGACGTGGCGGTCACGAAGCTCAAGGAGGGGCGCTGGTGGTACGCGACGGTCTACCGCGGGGCCGACGGCGAGCGCCGGGGCACCTACGTCAACGTCTGCACGCCGGTCGAACTCTTTCCCGACGCGGCGCGCTACGTCGACCTCCACGTCGACGTGGTGAAGCACGCCGACGGGACGGTCGAGCGCGTGGACGACGACGAACTCGACGAGGCCGTCGCCGCCGGACAGGTGCCGGAACCGCTCGCCGAGCGGGCGCGGCGGGTGGCGACGGCGATCGAGCGGGCGCTCCGCTGA
- a CDS encoding SDR family NAD(P)-dependent oxidoreductase, whose product MAGGPPTGRPLAGSVAVVTGASRNAGRGIAVELGEAGATVYATGRSFGDDAATDLGTGTVDETARMTTAAGGEGIAVRCDHTDDEQVAALFERVADERGEIDLLVNNVWGGYEGYDEESFVAPFWEQPMDRYDRMFDAGVRAHFTASRHAAPLLVEGGLIVSTTAWDRDRYLGAVPYDAAKCAINRMAYGMALELRDRGVAAVALAPGWMRTEYVLREYGVDDATAHEHPELGSTESTRYVGRAVVALATDPDVMEKSGRVLQTGALADEYGFVDVDGRRVPPFEIPEEYRRE is encoded by the coding sequence ATGGCGGGAGGACCACCGACGGGGAGACCACTGGCGGGGAGCGTCGCCGTGGTCACCGGCGCGAGTCGGAACGCGGGGCGGGGGATCGCCGTCGAACTCGGGGAGGCGGGCGCGACCGTCTACGCGACGGGTCGCAGCTTCGGCGACGACGCAGCGACCGACCTCGGCACCGGCACCGTGGACGAGACCGCGCGGATGACGACGGCGGCGGGCGGCGAGGGGATCGCCGTCCGTTGCGATCACACCGACGACGAGCAGGTGGCGGCGCTGTTCGAGCGCGTCGCGGACGAGCGCGGGGAGATCGACCTGCTCGTGAACAACGTCTGGGGCGGCTACGAGGGGTACGACGAGGAGTCGTTCGTCGCGCCGTTCTGGGAGCAGCCGATGGACCGATACGACCGGATGTTCGACGCGGGCGTCCGGGCGCACTTCACCGCGAGCAGGCACGCCGCGCCGCTGCTCGTCGAGGGAGGGCTGATCGTCAGCACGACCGCGTGGGACCGCGACCGCTACCTCGGGGCGGTGCCCTACGACGCGGCGAAGTGCGCGATCAACCGCATGGCATACGGGATGGCGCTCGAACTCCGGGATCGGGGCGTCGCCGCCGTCGCGCTCGCGCCGGGGTGGATGCGGACGGAGTACGTCCTGCGCGAGTACGGCGTGGACGACGCGACGGCTCACGAACACCCGGAACTCGGATCGACGGAGTCCACGCGGTACGTCGGGCGGGCGGTGGTCGCGCTGGCGACCGATCCCGACGTGATGGAGAAGAGCGGTCGCGTCCTGCAGACGGGCGCGCTCGCCGACGAGTACGGCTTCGTCGACGTGGACGGGCGGCGCGTGCCGCCGTTCGAGATCCCCGAGGAGTATCGCCGGGAGTGA
- the uvrA gene encoding excinuclease ABC subunit UvrA, whose product MKEFIEVRGAEEHNLKDIDVQIPRESFTVVTGLSGSGKSSLAFETIYAEGQRRYIESLSAYARNFLGQMDKPQVETVEGLSPAISIDQKNGANNPRSTVGTVTELHDYLRLLYARVGTPHCPECGREVGEQSAQNMVRRILELPAGTKAKLAAPVVRDQKGAFADLFDDLVAQGYARVEVDGEEHDLAVEKPDLDENYNHTVDVIVDRVKVSADARSRITDSVETALSEADGALKVILPDPPEGVELGGAEARATGDLAGEGDSRLVVTFSEDLACTHCGIDLPEIETRSFSFNSPHGACPACDGIGVTKEVDEDLVVTDPSKPLRDVFEPWSYSRSYYRRQLDSVAAHFGVSLDTPFEELDEGVREAFLRGTDEDVLFEWNTKNGVRRKEHPFEGVIENLERRYVETDSSRAREHIEKYMAATTCSACDGTRLKPASRAVLVDGTAITEVNRLSIGDALSHFEHLEADLTDRERTIAEEILKEIRARLGFMCEVGLDYLTLDREATTLSGGESQRIRLATQIGSGLVGVLYVLDEPSIGLHQRDNDRLLNTLEELRDLGNTLIVVEHDTETMYRADTVVDMGPGPGKRGGEVVVNGDVEEVMATEESITGDYLAGRKQIPVPEERREPTGALTVRGARQHNLRDLDVTVPLGTFVAITGVSGSGKSTLLHEILYKGLVRRMNDTDVNPGDHDDIEGIEEIENVRLIDQSPIGRTPRSNPATYTGVFDYVRDLFSETKLSKQRGYEPGRFSFNVKGGRCEECGGQGTVKIEMNFLSDVYVPCEECDGKRYNDETLDVTYRGKTIADVLAMDVDEAHAFFESHTGIRRRLQLLRDVGLGYMRLGQPSTTLSGGEAQRVKLAEELGKKDTGDTLYLLDEPTTGLHSEDERKLIDVLQRLVDNGNTVVVVEHELDLVKNADRVIDLGPEGGENGGSVVAQGTPEDLAADGDSYTGRYLRDLLPTVELEGPRSDRPAAKVASDD is encoded by the coding sequence ATGAAGGAGTTCATCGAGGTCCGTGGGGCTGAGGAGCACAACCTCAAGGACATCGACGTGCAGATCCCCCGGGAGTCGTTCACCGTCGTCACCGGGCTCTCGGGATCGGGGAAGTCCTCGCTCGCGTTCGAGACGATCTACGCGGAGGGGCAACGCCGCTACATCGAGTCGCTCTCCGCCTACGCCCGCAACTTCCTGGGGCAGATGGACAAGCCGCAGGTCGAGACGGTCGAGGGGCTCTCGCCCGCCATCTCGATCGACCAGAAGAACGGCGCGAACAACCCCCGCTCGACCGTCGGGACGGTCACCGAACTCCACGACTACCTCCGCCTGCTGTACGCCCGCGTGGGCACGCCCCACTGCCCCGAGTGCGGCCGCGAGGTGGGCGAGCAGAGCGCCCAGAACATGGTCCGACGGATCCTCGAACTCCCGGCGGGCACGAAGGCGAAGCTCGCCGCCCCCGTCGTCCGCGACCAGAAGGGCGCGTTCGCCGACCTGTTCGACGACCTCGTGGCCCAGGGGTACGCCCGCGTCGAGGTCGACGGCGAGGAGCACGACCTCGCCGTCGAGAAGCCCGACCTCGACGAGAACTACAACCACACGGTCGACGTGATCGTCGACCGCGTGAAGGTGTCGGCGGACGCCCGCTCTCGCATCACCGACAGCGTGGAGACGGCCCTTTCCGAGGCCGACGGCGCGCTCAAGGTGATCCTCCCCGACCCGCCCGAGGGCGTCGAACTGGGCGGCGCGGAGGCGCGGGCGACGGGCGACCTCGCGGGGGAGGGCGACAGCAGGCTCGTCGTCACCTTCTCGGAGGACCTCGCGTGCACCCACTGCGGCATCGACCTCCCCGAGATCGAGACGCGCAGCTTCTCGTTCAACAGCCCTCACGGGGCGTGCCCCGCCTGCGACGGCATCGGCGTCACCAAGGAGGTGGACGAGGACCTCGTCGTGACCGACCCCTCGAAACCCCTGCGCGACGTCTTCGAGCCGTGGAGCTACTCGCGGTCGTACTACCGCCGACAGCTCGACTCCGTGGCGGCGCACTTCGGCGTCTCGCTCGACACCCCCTTCGAGGAACTCGACGAGGGGGTCCGGGAGGCGTTCCTCCGCGGCACCGACGAGGACGTGCTGTTCGAGTGGAACACGAAGAACGGCGTCCGCCGGAAGGAACACCCCTTCGAGGGCGTGATCGAGAACCTCGAACGGCGCTACGTCGAGACCGACAGCTCCCGGGCCCGCGAGCACATCGAGAAGTACATGGCGGCGACGACCTGCTCGGCTTGCGACGGGACGCGGCTCAAGCCGGCGTCGCGCGCCGTGCTCGTCGACGGCACCGCGATCACCGAGGTCAACCGCCTGTCGATCGGCGACGCGCTCTCGCACTTCGAGCACCTGGAGGCCGACCTCACCGACCGCGAGCGCACCATCGCCGAGGAGATCCTGAAGGAGATCCGCGCCCGCCTCGGGTTCATGTGCGAGGTCGGGCTCGACTACCTCACGCTCGACCGCGAGGCGACCACCCTCTCGGGCGGCGAGAGCCAGCGGATCAGGCTGGCGACGCAGATCGGCTCCGGGCTGGTAGGCGTGCTCTACGTCCTCGACGAGCCCTCCATCGGCCTCCACCAGCGCGACAACGACCGCCTGCTCAACACCCTGGAGGAACTGCGCGACCTCGGGAACACGCTGATCGTCGTCGAGCACGACACCGAGACGATGTACCGCGCGGACACCGTCGTCGACATGGGCCCCGGCCCCGGCAAGCGCGGCGGCGAGGTCGTCGTCAACGGCGACGTCGAGGAGGTGATGGCCACCGAGGAGTCCATCACCGGCGACTACCTCGCCGGGCGGAAGCAGATCCCCGTGCCGGAAGAGCGCCGCGAGCCGACCGGCGCGCTCACCGTCCGCGGCGCGCGCCAGCACAACCTCCGCGACCTCGACGTGACGGTGCCCCTCGGCACCTTCGTCGCGATCACGGGCGTCTCCGGCTCCGGGAAGTCCACGCTCCTCCACGAGATCCTCTACAAGGGGCTCGTCCGCCGGATGAACGACACGGACGTGAACCCCGGCGACCACGACGACATCGAGGGGATCGAGGAGATCGAGAACGTCCGCCTGATCGATCAGTCGCCGATCGGCCGGACGCCGCGCTCGAACCCCGCCACCTACACCGGCGTCTTCGACTACGTCCGCGACCTGTTCTCGGAGACGAAACTCTCGAAGCAGCGCGGCTACGAGCCGGGGCGCTTCTCGTTCAACGTCAAGGGCGGCCGCTGCGAGGAGTGCGGCGGGCAGGGGACGGTGAAGATCGAGATGAACTTCCTCTCCGACGTGTACGTCCCCTGCGAGGAGTGCGACGGGAAGCGCTACAACGACGAGACGCTCGACGTGACCTACAGGGGGAAGACGATCGCCGACGTGCTCGCGATGGACGTGGACGAGGCTCACGCGTTCTTCGAGAGCCACACGGGCATCCGCCGGCGGCTCCAGTTGCTCAGGGACGTCGGCCTCGGCTACATGCGCCTCGGCCAGCCCTCGACGACGCTCTCCGGCGGCGAGGCCCAGCGCGTCAAGCTCGCCGAGGAGCTGGGGAAGAAGGACACCGGCGACACCCTCTACCTGCTCGACGAGCCGACGACCGGCCTCCACTCCGAGGACGAGCGCAAGCTCATCGACGTGCTCCAGCGCCTCGTCGACAACGGCAACACGGTCGTCGTCGTCGAGCACGAACTCGACCTCGTGAAGAACGCGGACCGCGTCATCGACCTCGGGCCGGAGGGCGGCGAGAACGGCGGGAGCGTCGTCGCGCAGGGGACCCCCGAGGACCTCGCCGCGGACGGCGACTCCTACACCGGCCGCTACCTGCGCGACCTCCTGCCGACGGTGGAACTCGAGGGGCCGCGTTCGGATCGCCCGGCGGCGAAGGTCGCGAGCGACGACTGA
- a CDS encoding DUF7475 family protein: MATTAADGFAFDTSTLSGLHWAAIALAALSGTIHLWLGVEFVAEPVGIAFLLAGLGFFGAIALVLLDYRRRLIYLLGIPFTAVQIALWYQVNVVSLGKTAGELGVADYVDKVAQVLLLALLVALLLRDR; this comes from the coding sequence ATGGCAACGACCGCCGCAGACGGATTCGCGTTCGACACGAGCACGCTCTCGGGTCTCCACTGGGCCGCCATCGCGCTCGCGGCGCTGTCGGGAACGATCCACCTCTGGCTGGGCGTGGAGTTCGTCGCCGAGCCGGTGGGGATCGCGTTCCTCCTCGCCGGCCTCGGCTTCTTCGGGGCGATCGCGCTCGTCCTGCTCGACTACCGGCGGCGACTGATCTACCTCCTCGGTATCCCGTTCACGGCGGTCCAGATCGCCCTCTGGTACCAGGTGAACGTCGTCAGCCTCGGCAAGACCGCCGGCGAACTGGGCGTCGCCGACTACGTCGACAAGGTCGCCCAGGTGCTCCTCCTCGCGCTGCTCGTCGCGCTGCTGCTGCGCGACCGCTAG
- a CDS encoding ROK family protein: MAYYVGVDLGATNVRAVVADGEATILGRSRERTPDGPTGIAVTETVLSAIRGACEDAGVAPGEISAAGIGSFGPLDLTEGTVENPANLPEAIDRIPLTGPVANLVGTDRVHLHNDTNAGVIGQRYFSERNPDDMVYLTMSSGIGAGVCVDGHVLRGWDGNAGEVGHMTVDPEGRMTCGCGHDGHWEAYCSGNNVPRYARLVHETEGVPTDLPLDDPDFDAAAVFAAVDEDPLAERVIHRFSDWNTMGVANLCHAFAPLVVYVGGAVALNNPDLVLDPIRERLGDQVMVNVPDVELTTLGDDVVVLGALASALTDGTGDGRAGR, translated from the coding sequence ATGGCCTATTACGTGGGCGTCGACCTCGGGGCGACGAACGTCCGGGCGGTCGTCGCCGACGGCGAGGCGACGATACTGGGTCGCAGTCGCGAACGAACGCCCGACGGTCCGACCGGCATCGCCGTCACCGAGACGGTGCTCTCGGCGATCCGGGGGGCGTGCGAGGACGCGGGCGTCGCGCCCGGGGAGATCAGCGCCGCGGGGATCGGGTCGTTCGGCCCGCTCGATCTCACCGAGGGGACGGTCGAGAACCCGGCGAACCTCCCGGAGGCGATCGACCGCATCCCGCTTACGGGACCGGTGGCGAACCTCGTCGGCACCGATCGGGTACACCTGCACAACGACACGAACGCGGGCGTCATCGGGCAGCGCTACTTCAGCGAGCGCAACCCCGACGACATGGTCTACCTCACGATGTCCTCGGGCATCGGGGCGGGCGTCTGCGTCGACGGGCACGTCCTGCGCGGCTGGGACGGCAACGCGGGCGAGGTCGGCCACATGACCGTCGATCCCGAGGGGCGGATGACCTGCGGGTGCGGCCACGACGGCCACTGGGAGGCCTACTGCTCGGGCAACAACGTCCCCCGGTACGCCCGCCTCGTCCACGAGACGGAGGGCGTGCCGACCGACCTCCCGCTCGACGATCCCGACTTCGACGCGGCCGCCGTCTTCGCCGCGGTGGACGAGGACCCGCTCGCCGAGCGCGTCATCCACCGCTTCTCCGACTGGAACACGATGGGCGTCGCGAACCTCTGTCACGCCTTCGCGCCGCTCGTCGTCTACGTCGGCGGGGCCGTCGCGCTCAACAACCCCGACCTCGTCCTCGACCCGATCCGCGAGCGCCTCGGCGACCAGGTCATGGTGAACGTCCCCGACGTCGAACTGACGACGCTCGGCGACGACGTGGTCGTCCTCGGCGCGCTCGCCAGCGCCCTCACGGACGGGACCGGCGACGGGCGCGCCGGCCGCTGA
- a CDS encoding LURP-one-related/scramblase family protein: protein MSDTTGRDVIGGIDLSSDRYVIKQSYIRSKYAVEDANGNVVLKGRKKRFKLKEEFPFTDSGGNVVFRIKARNLLDVSGSYALEDEATGETFAVIEKEFTMFKHVYNVRSPDGALWARIESESALVMALKGVSELFGLLPHSYSVTGPNGESIGSIEERFSLRDVYDVRIGDAGDAPREAIIAAAVAIDALEEN, encoded by the coding sequence ATGAGCGACACGACCGGAAGAGACGTCATCGGCGGGATCGACCTCTCGAGCGATCGGTACGTCATCAAGCAGAGCTACATCCGCAGCAAGTACGCCGTCGAGGACGCGAACGGGAACGTCGTCCTCAAGGGGCGAAAGAAGCGCTTCAAGCTCAAGGAGGAGTTCCCCTTCACCGACTCCGGGGGAAACGTCGTCTTCCGGATCAAGGCGCGGAACCTCCTCGACGTGTCGGGCAGCTACGCGCTGGAGGACGAGGCGACGGGCGAGACCTTCGCGGTCATCGAGAAGGAGTTCACCATGTTCAAGCACGTGTACAACGTGCGGAGCCCGGACGGCGCGCTCTGGGCGCGCATCGAGTCCGAGAGCGCCCTGGTCATGGCGCTCAAGGGCGTCTCGGAGCTGTTCGGCCTGCTCCCGCACTCCTACTCCGTGACGGGACCGAACGGCGAGTCGATCGGCAGCATCGAGGAGCGGTTCTCCCTGCGCGACGTCTACGACGTGCGGATCGGCGACGCGGGCGACGCCCCGCGCGAGGCGATCATCGCCGCCGCCGTCGCCATCGACGCCCTGGAGGAGAACTGA